GGACGAAGTCGCGCGCCGAGCTAGGGAGGCGGCTGGAATGAGCGAATCGAAAGGTACGGGAGATCACGGCGTTCAACAACAAATCATTGGAATAAGAATATTCCTAGACATGCGCGCGCGTTGATTTGAGCGATATCAATTGAGATGCGATTGAGCGAGTTTAGGCCATGAGCTTTGCATGAGTGGTGATTCGGCTGTCGGTGCATTGTCCGATGGGCCTGACAAATGCGCCTTTTGCGCCTCCAGCAGCGTCGCGCGCAGGTGTCAGGCCAGGTGTCGCGCATCAAACGCAAAGGCCAGACATCGCTGCCTGGCCTTTGCGCTTTTCTGCATCTCGACAAAACGGTTAGGTGCCCGTTTTCACCACCACCGTGCAGGTCGTGCCCGCCGAGAGAATCATGTCGTCGGGGACCTTGTCGATGTGAATGCGCACCGGCACGCGCTGCGCGAGGCGCACCCAGTTGAACGTGGGGTTCACGTCGGCGAGCAGTTCCTTGCTTTGCGGATTGTCGCGGTCGTAGATGCCGCGCGAAATGCTTTCCACGTGACCTTCGAGCGTGCCGCCGCTCATCAGCTTGATGTCGGCCTTGTCGCCGATCTTCACGTGCGGCAGCTTGGTTTCCTCGAAGTAGCCGTAGACCCAGAACGAATGGCTGTCCACCACGGCGAGCTTGGCCTGGCCACCCGTCGCGTAATCGCCCTTGAACACCTGCAGATTGGTCACGTAGCCGTCCACGGGCGAGATCACGCGCGTGCGGTCGAGGTTGAGCTTCGCGGCGTCGAGCGCGGCGATCGCCTGCTGGTATTGCGCCTGCGCCGAATTCGCCGTGTGCGAGGCGTTTTCGCGGTTTTCCTGCGACACCACTTCGCTGTCCATGTCGGCGCGGCGCTTCGCGTCGTCGAGACGCATCGTCAGCTCGGCCTTGCGCGCGGCCACGGCGGCTTGCGCCTGCTCCACGGCAATCTGGTAATGCGACGGATCGATCTGCATCAGCAGATCGCCCTTGTGCACGAACTGGTTGTCGCGCACGGGCAAGTCGACCACGGCGCCGGAAACGTCGGGGGCGATGTTGACCACGTCGGCGCGCACGCGGCCGTCGCGGGTCCAGGGCTCGTCCATGTAGTGCACCCACAGCACGCGCCCGATCAGAATGGCGACGACGAAGATGAGGGCCGTCGCGATGAAGCCGATGAGGTTACGGATAGTCATGATGTTCAGCGATAAACATAGAGAGCCAGCGCGCAGCACACGACCACGAGCAGACTCACGCGAAAGAGGGAGGGATGCCAGACGACGCGGTAGAGGCCCGTTCTGGCCAGCACCGAGTCGAGCAACCAGGTGAGCGCCGCGCCCAGAACGAACAGCAGCACGATCGCCGGGATATAGGCGTCGAGAAACGCGACGTCACGAGGCATGACGGACTCCTTGCTTGCCGGCGGCATCGGCTGCCTGCGCCGCGAGCGGCGATTGCGGGTCGATGAGCGCCGTGCGGATGAAATGCAGATGGCTCTGGATGCGCTGCAACTGGTGGCGCTCCTCGCGCGGCGGCGTGGCCGCGTCGTGCGCGCCATCGGCATGAAAAAGGCCTTGCAGCACGCGCGCGCTGGCCGCGATGGCCGCGTCGGTGGCGGCGAGCGCGCGTTCGTAGCGCGCGGCGGCGGGCCGGTCGAAGAGGACGCTCACGGCCTGGAGCGCCGCGTCGATGGCCGCGCGCCAGGCCGTGCCGGCGGCGTACTGCGGCTGCGCGGGCAGCGTTGCGAGTTCGTGCCGCAAATCCAGCGCGGCGTTGCCCACTTCGAGCGTCGCGAACAGCCAGCGCAGCGAGTCGCGGCGTTGCGACTCGTCCTTGCCCGCGAGCGCGTTGAGCTGGAACACGAGGTCGCGCGTGCCGCTTTCGAAGCGGTTGCGCAAGCCCGCGAGGCGCGAGCGGCACGCGTGCACGGCGGCGCGGCGCAGGTCGGCGAGCAGGCGGCGGCGCAGCCACGGCGTGGAAGGCGGCAGGAACACGGCGAAGGCGGCGGCCGAGACGATCATCGACGCGACCAGCGCGAGCGCGTCGTTGATATAGCCGCTCGGGTTGTACTGCACGAGGTTGTCCGGGCCCGCGAGGAAGCACAGGAAGATGCAGTAGCCCATGCCCACGCCCATGTACTTCGGGCGGGTCGTGAGGAACACGCCGAACGCGAGCGCGGGCGCGAGCGCGACGCACAGCATCGCGAAGCCGTCGATATGCGGAAACACGCCGAACGTGACCAGCATGCCGACCAGCGAGGCGAGGGCGGTGCCCACGGCCATCTGGCTCGCCATGCGCGCGGGCTGCGGCGAAGCCGAAGCGAGCGCGCAGGTCGCGGCGGCGTTGAGCACGAGGTTCGTGCCGCTCGGCCACGCAGTGGCGATCCAGAACGCGCCGAGCAGCGTCATGACGATCGCCGCGCGCGCCCCCGCGACGCCCGCAGCGATCAGGTTGGTTTTCGGCACGTAGCGCTCGAGCCACTTTTCACGCGCATGCGTGTCGACGGCGAGCGACGCGTAGGTTTGCGCGTACTCCGTCATCTCGTGGACGAAGCGGTAGAAAAGCTCCGTCGCCGTGTCGAAGTCGAGCAGGCGCGCGGCGTGGTCCGGTGTCGCGGCGGCTTCGAGCGCCGCGCGCGTTTCGCGCACGCGTTTGGGCAGCGTCGCGCGATAGTCGGCGAGTTGCTGCGCGACGTGCGCGGCGTCGCTGGCGGTGAGCACGGGCTCGCCGGCCTTGACGAAGAGCGGCGCGATCTCGCGAAAGTACGGTTCCAGCGCGTCGACGGTGGCCATGGAGCCTTCCGTGCGCAGCCGGTTCATCAGCTGATGCAGCGCGTGAAAGCGCGTGGACGCGGTCATGAACTCGGTGTTCAGGCGCGCGAGACGGCCGGAGCGCATGCGCGCGTCGTGCGATTCGAACACGGCCGTGCTGCGGCTCGCTTCGAGACCCACGACATCGGCCACGAAGCGCGCGTTGGTGGCTTCGATCTGCGACCGGTCGATACGGCCCGCGAGCGCCGCCGAGACGTAATCGACGAACGCCGAAAAGCGCCGGCGCACCGTCGTGCGCAGCAGCGCCGCCGTGTATTGCGGAAACACCACGGCGCTCACGAAGCCCGAGGCGAGCACGCCGAGCGAGATTTCGCACACGCGCGTGGTCGCCGAGAGAAATGCGCCGTCGGGATGTTGCGAAGCCGGAATGCCGATCAGCGCCGCCGTGTAGCCCGCGAGCACGAAGCCGTACGAGCGGAAGTTGCGGTTGCGCGCGGCGCCCGCCGTGCAGATTCCCACCCACAGCGCCGTCGCGACGATGAAGAGCTCGGGCTGCTGCGCGAACAGGCCGATCAGCGCGAGCATCACGACGAGCCCGACGAAGGTGCCGCACAGCCGGTAGAAGCTCTTCGCGAACACGGAGCCGCTTTGGGGCTGCATGACGATGAAGACCGTGGTCATGGCCGTGCGCGGCTGGGGCAGATCGAGCTTCATGGCGATGCCGAGCGCGAGCAGCGCCGCGGCGATGGCCTTGAAGAGATAGATCCACACGAGGCCGTCGGTGCGCGCCCAGTCGGCGAGCGCGGCGTACACGCTTTGCGCGCTGCGCGGGGCGGAAGGCGAGGGAGACGTCGACATCGTCGCTTTCCTTATTGCGCCGCGCCGTTGGCCGGCGTGCTCGCCGACGGGCTTATCGACGGGCTCGCCGATGCATTCACCGGCGTTTTCGGCGCGAGCAAGGCGGCGGGCATGAGCGGCACGGCGCGCGTTTTCTTGCCGTGCGCGGGCAGTTGCTCGGCGTCGCCCGGGCCGTTCGCCGAGGGATCGGCGCTCGCGTCGAGCGCGCCGCCGCCGAGCGCCGCGACCAGCGTGGCGTGCGCGGCGAGACGTTCGGCCTGCACGTGCGCGACGCCTTGTTGCGCCTGCAACAGCTGCGTCTGCGCGATCAGCACGTTCACGTAGTCGGTCAGGCCGCGCTGGAAGCCGCGCTGCGCGAGATCGTAGTTGCGTTGCGCGGCCTCCACCGAGCGGCGCGCGTCGTCCTGCTGGGTCGCGAGCGAGCGCATGCGCACGACCTGATCGGCGATCTCCTTGAGCGCGCTCACGATCGTCTGGTTGTATTGCTGGACGGCGATGTCGTATTCCGCCGATTGCGCGCCGAGTTGCGCGCGCAGGCGGCCGCCGTCGAAGATCGGCAGCGAGAGCGCGGGACCGGCCGTATAGCTGCCGCTCATCGACTTGAGGAACTGGAACAGCGGGCCGGCGGCCGCGTAACCGCCCATCGACGCGAGCAGATTCACGTTCGGATAGAACTCGGCCTTCGCGACGTCGATGCCGCGTGCCTGCGCCGCCACGGTCCAGCGCGCCGCGACGATGTCGGGTCGATGGCCGATCAGCTCGGCGGGCAGCGCCGAAGGCAGACCCGCGGGCGCCGCGAGCGAGAGCGCCGGGCGCTGGATCGATTCGCCCGCGCCCGGGCCTTTACCCGCGAGCGCCGCGAGCTGGTTCTTGCCGAGCGCGATGCTTTCTTCGAGCACGTCGATCTGACGCTCGTATTCGGGCAGCGGCGTTTGCGCCTGGCTCACTTCGAGCTGCGTGCCGATGCCGTGCGCGAGGCGCTTTTGCGCGAGCGCCAGCACTTTCTGCTGCTGGCCGAGCGTTTGTCTGGCGATGTCGAGCAGCGCGTAGTTCATCGACATGTCGATGTAGGCGCGCGTGACGTTCACTTCGAGTTCGAGCTGCGCGGCGCGCGCGTCGGCGGCCGTGGCGTGCGAGACGTCGAGCGCGCGCTCGGCGGTGTTCTTGTCGCTGCCCCAAAGG
The Paraburkholderia acidisoli genome window above contains:
- a CDS encoding efflux RND transporter periplasmic adaptor subunit, with product MTIRNLIGFIATALIFVVAILIGRVLWVHYMDEPWTRDGRVRADVVNIAPDVSGAVVDLPVRDNQFVHKGDLLMQIDPSHYQIAVEQAQAAVAARKAELTMRLDDAKRRADMDSEVVSQENRENASHTANSAQAQYQQAIAALDAAKLNLDRTRVISPVDGYVTNLQVFKGDYATGGQAKLAVVDSHSFWVYGYFEETKLPHVKIGDKADIKLMSGGTLEGHVESISRGIYDRDNPQSKELLADVNPTFNWVRLAQRVPVRIHIDKVPDDMILSAGTTCTVVVKTGT
- a CDS encoding DUF1656 domain-containing protein, whose translation is MPRDVAFLDAYIPAIVLLFVLGAALTWLLDSVLARTGLYRVVWHPSLFRVSLLVVVCCALALYVYR
- a CDS encoding FUSC family protein, translating into MSTSPSPSAPRSAQSVYAALADWARTDGLVWIYLFKAIAAALLALGIAMKLDLPQPRTAMTTVFIVMQPQSGSVFAKSFYRLCGTFVGLVVMLALIGLFAQQPELFIVATALWVGICTAGAARNRNFRSYGFVLAGYTAALIGIPASQHPDGAFLSATTRVCEISLGVLASGFVSAVVFPQYTAALLRTTVRRRFSAFVDYVSAALAGRIDRSQIEATNARFVADVVGLEASRSTAVFESHDARMRSGRLARLNTEFMTASTRFHALHQLMNRLRTEGSMATVDALEPYFREIAPLFVKAGEPVLTASDAAHVAQQLADYRATLPKRVRETRAALEAAATPDHAARLLDFDTATELFYRFVHEMTEYAQTYASLAVDTHAREKWLERYVPKTNLIAAGVAGARAAIVMTLLGAFWIATAWPSGTNLVLNAAATCALASASPQPARMASQMAVGTALASLVGMLVTFGVFPHIDGFAMLCVALAPALAFGVFLTTRPKYMGVGMGYCIFLCFLAGPDNLVQYNPSGYINDALALVASMIVSAAAFAVFLPPSTPWLRRRLLADLRRAAVHACRSRLAGLRNRFESGTRDLVFQLNALAGKDESQRRDSLRWLFATLEVGNAALDLRHELATLPAQPQYAAGTAWRAAIDAALQAVSVLFDRPAAARYERALAATDAAIAASARVLQGLFHADGAHDAATPPREERHQLQRIQSHLHFIRTALIDPQSPLAAQAADAAGKQGVRHAS
- a CDS encoding efflux transporter outer membrane subunit, producing the protein MQSPVPKGLAALSVLTFSLIIAGCASTGNIAPEATRTDAAQLDAGSAIRAANADAQWPASDWWRAYGDPQLNAWIDAAVAGNPSLAAAQARVREARAMVGVAQAGLLPQINGNMSIQRQHWADNIYYGPGSLAGSNSWNNTGTLGLSYHLDLWGSDKNTAERALDVSHATAADARAAQLELEVNVTRAYIDMSMNYALLDIARQTLGQQQKVLALAQKRLAHGIGTQLEVSQAQTPLPEYERQIDVLEESIALGKNQLAALAGKGPGAGESIQRPALSLAAPAGLPSALPAELIGHRPDIVAARWTVAAQARGIDVAKAEFYPNVNLLASMGGYAAAGPLFQFLKSMSGSYTAGPALSLPIFDGGRLRAQLGAQSAEYDIAVQQYNQTIVSALKEIADQVVRMRSLATQQDDARRSVEAAQRNYDLAQRGFQRGLTDYVNVLIAQTQLLQAQQGVAHVQAERLAAHATLVAALGGGALDASADPSANGPGDAEQLPAHGKKTRAVPLMPAALLAPKTPVNASASPSISPSASTPANGAAQ